In Argonema galeatum A003/A1, one DNA window encodes the following:
- a CDS encoding DUF1257 domain-containing protein: MSHFTTIKVQIKNAEILHECLEELGYQVARNAFVRGYNGDKTEAEYVIRQQNGYDLGFRRDGENYELVADFWGARINQQQFINSITKKYAHKSLMATVQAEGFNVEEEETLSDGTVRVVVARWV; this comes from the coding sequence ATGTCTCATTTCACCACAATCAAAGTCCAAATCAAAAACGCCGAAATTCTGCATGAGTGTTTGGAGGAATTGGGGTATCAGGTCGCTCGCAATGCGTTTGTACGGGGATATAACGGCGATAAAACTGAGGCTGAATATGTAATTCGGCAGCAAAATGGTTACGATCTGGGTTTTCGCCGCGATGGTGAAAATTATGAATTGGTGGCAGATTTTTGGGGAGCGAGGATTAATCAGCAACAGTTTATCAATTCAATTACCAAAAAGTACGCTCACAAAAGTTTAATGGCGACAGTACAAGCCGAAGGTTTTAATGTAGAGGAGGAAGAAACTCTGTCAGATGGAACGGTGCGAGTAGTTGTGGCTAGGTGGGTGTAG
- a CDS encoding Uma2 family endonuclease, giving the protein MIVTQKKTYSFEEYLAYHDDTDLKYELFNGELIPMPPASGIHALIMVFLYDIFKAEIQRLGLNWLAIPNSVGVRTAERKSRIPDLVILSEIQRESIRTMSSAVLESSPILAVEIVSEGNPQDDYRYKRSEYAVRGIPEYWIVDPIKSKISILLLVEGFYERTEFTGNQTIVSPTFPELTLTVEQILAA; this is encoded by the coding sequence ATGATTGTAACCCAGAAAAAAACATACAGCTTTGAAGAATATCTTGCCTATCACGACGACACTGACCTCAAGTATGAACTGTTTAATGGAGAGTTAATACCCATGCCCCCAGCCAGCGGAATACACGCTCTGATTATGGTATTTCTGTACGATATTTTTAAGGCAGAAATCCAACGGTTAGGTTTAAATTGGCTCGCCATACCCAATAGCGTAGGCGTTCGCACTGCTGAAAGAAAATCCAGAATTCCAGATTTAGTAATTCTGTCAGAAATTCAACGAGAATCAATCAGAACGATGTCGTCTGCTGTCTTAGAATCTTCTCCTATACTAGCAGTGGAAATTGTGAGTGAAGGAAATCCCCAAGATGATTACCGCTACAAACGCTCTGAATATGCGGTGCGAGGAATTCCTGAATATTGGATTGTCGATCCAATTAAGTCGAAAATTTCTATATTGTTGCTAGTTGAAGGATTTTACGAGCGAACAGAGTTTACAGGAAATCAAACAATTGTGTCGCCGACTTTCCCAGAATTAACGTTAACTGTTGAGCAAATCTTGGCAGCATAA
- a CDS encoding WD40 repeat domain-containing protein, which produces MAHNQPRAYDVVLGSQTPTPVGAAVLGGIAGVKRRLNSAIAAQRVTALHETTKYGEAGLELVFSALRDESWQVRQTAYLLLQDCEDYILQQVLQEHNPYQLFGCLHRYPTANSTTYALTISPNGQTLISGGSDKIITARSLYTGKIIRTLKGHTEGVKSLAISPSGQTFVSSSWDNTVKVWNLQNAGNYGPSVPQSKTLDNGLLYTLVPHFEAVNCVAIAPDGKTLITASEDCTIKLWNLATKKILSTLSGHTKGVKSIAISPDGKILASASADSTIKLWNLSTGELLHTLTGHSESVKSVAISPDGKILVSGGQDKTIKLWNLQTGELLNTITGHWDEVNAVAISRNGYTFLSCSRDETIRLWHLRTGTQMHIFKGHNDGVATVAINPDGDKIVSSSWDRTIRVWGVRGV; this is translated from the coding sequence ATGGCACACAACCAGCCCAGAGCCTATGATGTCGTCTTAGGCAGTCAAACCCCTACTCCTGTCGGTGCAGCCGTTTTGGGAGGAATAGCAGGCGTGAAGCGGCGCTTAAACAGTGCGATCGCAGCCCAACGAGTCACCGCCCTCCATGAGACAACCAAATATGGGGAAGCTGGTTTAGAACTGGTGTTTTCCGCCTTGAGGGATGAATCGTGGCAAGTTCGGCAAACTGCGTACTTGCTACTACAAGATTGCGAAGACTATATTTTACAACAAGTTTTACAAGAACACAACCCCTATCAACTGTTTGGGTGTTTGCACAGATATCCTACAGCCAACTCCACTACTTATGCTCTGACAATATCTCCCAACGGACAAACGCTCATCAGTGGTGGGAGTGACAAAATTATTACGGCCCGATCGCTCTACACTGGCAAAATCATCCGCACCCTCAAAGGACATACAGAAGGAGTAAAATCCCTTGCTATCAGTCCTTCTGGACAAACTTTTGTTAGTAGCAGTTGGGATAACACCGTCAAAGTTTGGAACTTACAAAATGCGGGCAATTATGGCCCAAGTGTGCCACAAAGTAAAACTTTGGACAATGGATTGCTATACACTCTAGTTCCCCATTTCGAGGCAGTTAATTGTGTTGCGATCGCACCTGATGGCAAAACTCTGATCACTGCTAGCGAAGATTGTACCATCAAATTGTGGAATTTAGCAACTAAAAAAATACTTTCCACTTTATCTGGACATACAAAAGGAGTCAAATCTATTGCTATTAGCCCAGATGGAAAGATTTTAGCCAGCGCTAGTGCTGACTCAACTATCAAATTGTGGAATTTATCCACAGGTGAATTATTGCATACCCTCACCGGACATTCAGAGTCGGTTAAATCTGTAGCAATTAGTCCCGATGGAAAAATTCTCGTTAGTGGCGGACAGGATAAAACAATTAAGCTGTGGAACTTGCAAACGGGAGAATTGCTAAACACTATCACCGGACATTGGGACGAGGTGAACGCTGTTGCTATCAGTCGAAATGGATACACTTTTCTTAGTTGCAGCCGCGATGAAACAATTAGATTGTGGCATTTGCGAACGGGAACGCAAATGCACATTTTTAAAGGACATAATGATGGCGTTGCTACAGTTGCAATCAATCCCGATGGAGACAAAATTGTTAGCAGCAGTTGGGATCGAACAATTAGAGTTTGGGGAGTGCGAGGAGTATGA
- a CDS encoding NAD(P)/FAD-dependent oxidoreductase has translation MNEKIYDVVICGGGLAGSTLARQLKLTMPELSVVVLDKDAYPLPEAAFKVGESSVYDGAYYFGQILQLEEYFEKEHLPKLGLRYFYGNTKGELHKRPEFGISDFPPKPGSYQIDRGKLENDLRLFNKEMGIEVLENCLVKDIDISENREQPHQIVYIQQDSKEYKTISARWVVDAMGRRRYIQKKLGLAKPNDPKFNAAWFRVKGRVDISDFVPRTEKEWHDRVPNNNRYYSTNHLCGRGYWVWLIPLATNHTSLGIVASEEFQPFSEFHTQELAFEWLERNEPVVAENLKGREVIDFKKMPRYSYSSTKVFSINRWGCVGEAAVFADPLYSPGSDLISYANTLQTHMIRLDREGKLTEEMVEEASNFYIGQNDGLSESIHNNYSYTDHGVVMGMKNIWNIAVGSSFVSPLVFNPEFLDPGKTPKTYVGVDHPAIQLDKRMEALLLEWRAKSLRRLDFGFLDYWKGLPFLMEIRQRNLKSNTTEQELIDDRIPNLDDCEALAISIFLLAVEDTMPEMLSKFPKSMWVNAWAIGLDPKKWESEGLFEPKTQPRDFSHIREPLRKCVQVKEPMLALAR, from the coding sequence ATGAACGAAAAGATATATGACGTTGTAATTTGCGGCGGAGGTTTAGCAGGCTCGACTCTGGCACGACAACTAAAGCTAACTATGCCTGAGCTTTCGGTTGTAGTGCTAGACAAAGATGCTTATCCCCTACCAGAAGCAGCGTTTAAAGTTGGAGAATCATCAGTTTACGATGGCGCTTACTACTTCGGTCAAATTCTCCAATTAGAAGAGTACTTCGAGAAAGAGCATTTACCTAAACTCGGACTTCGATATTTCTACGGAAACACAAAAGGCGAACTTCACAAGCGACCCGAATTTGGTATTTCCGATTTTCCTCCCAAGCCCGGAAGTTATCAAATAGATCGCGGTAAACTTGAGAACGATCTGCGTCTCTTCAACAAAGAGATGGGCATAGAGGTGCTAGAAAATTGTTTAGTTAAAGACATTGATATTTCCGAAAATCGCGAACAACCGCACCAAATTGTTTACATCCAGCAAGATAGCAAAGAATATAAAACGATTAGCGCTCGCTGGGTAGTTGACGCAATGGGGCGTCGCCGTTATATCCAAAAGAAACTCGGTTTAGCAAAACCCAACGATCCCAAATTTAATGCGGCGTGGTTCCGAGTAAAAGGTCGTGTTGATATCAGCGATTTTGTGCCAAGGACAGAAAAAGAATGGCACGATCGCGTTCCCAATAATAACCGCTATTACTCCACAAATCATTTGTGCGGTCGTGGATACTGGGTCTGGCTAATTCCCCTAGCTACAAACCATACCAGCCTTGGGATTGTGGCAAGTGAGGAATTTCAGCCTTTTAGTGAATTTCATACACAAGAACTAGCATTCGAGTGGTTAGAAAGGAACGAACCTGTAGTGGCAGAAAACCTCAAAGGAAGAGAGGTTATAGACTTTAAGAAAATGCCAAGATACAGCTACTCCAGTACGAAAGTATTCTCGATAAATCGCTGGGGTTGTGTAGGGGAAGCGGCGGTTTTTGCCGATCCATTATATTCTCCTGGTTCCGATTTAATTTCCTACGCAAATACCTTACAAACTCACATGATTAGACTTGACCGCGAGGGCAAGCTAACTGAGGAAATGGTAGAAGAGGCTAGTAATTTTTACATCGGCCAAAATGATGGTTTGAGCGAGAGCATTCACAATAACTATTCCTATACAGACCACGGCGTCGTGATGGGAATGAAAAACATCTGGAATATTGCCGTAGGATCGTCTTTCGTTTCGCCCCTGGTATTTAATCCTGAGTTTCTCGATCCAGGAAAAACACCCAAAACTTACGTAGGTGTCGATCATCCAGCAATACAGCTAGACAAACGTATGGAGGCGTTGCTTCTGGAGTGGCGAGCTAAGTCCTTGCGGCGGCTGGACTTTGGGTTTTTAGATTATTGGAAGGGGCTGCCATTTTTGATGGAAATCCGTCAGCGTAATTTAAAATCTAACACAACTGAGCAAGAGCTGATTGACGATCGGATACCAAACTTAGACGATTGCGAGGCATTGGCTATCTCAATCTTCTTGTTAGCAGTCGAGGATACAATGCCCGAAATGCTATCCAAGTTTCCAAAGTCGATGTGGGTGAATGCTTGGGCTATCGGTTTAGACCCCAAAAAATGGGAGTCAGAAGGACTGTTTGAACCCAAAACACAACCCCGCGATTTCAGTCACATAAGGGAACCGCTCAGGAAATGTGTCCAGGTTAAGGAACCAATGTTAGCTCTAGCTCGTTAG
- a CDS encoding putative bifunctional diguanylate cyclase/phosphodiesterase: MKITDRELWLYVLLSKLPRPKSYEGKIMCVAFLGTHVPLLALLVYFLVINSFSLETTLRVLLIALVATLIGTGVTLYALHKLLAPIILTYLAQRAYINQKKLPNLPTKYTDEVGILMADTVQTIKKLDEAIDHLTNYDAITSLPNRVLFGDRLQQALLRNQSRNRLLAVMALKLNNFREINNALGSDAADRLLRVVAERLSANISTLDMLSRIGSDEFAIALTELTASEDVVEFCRSVLNSLALPINLYGDRVNTIASIGIAIYPFDGNTVDRLLQSANTAVDEAYRQMPNNYQFYSANMNAQLQERLALESKLRYALQRNELQLYYQPRVDTNTGRIVSVEALLRWQNPELGLISPAKFIPIAEANGSIVPIGEWVLRTACTQNRLWQESVSQSLRVAVNLSARQLAQSNLVERIASILKETQLNPAYLELEVTESLMMENLEQSISVLEQLRELGVKLALDDFGTGYSSLNYLRRFPLHTLKIDRSFVRDVVSNSHDGAVTNAIITLAKSLDLNITAEGVETQEQYEYVKAQGCHEIQGYYFSPPIPTLAMTALLKKGERFADSEGFRNLSFSIGADD, from the coding sequence ATGAAAATAACAGATCGAGAACTGTGGCTTTACGTATTACTTTCAAAACTGCCCCGTCCGAAAAGCTACGAGGGGAAAATTATGTGCGTGGCATTTTTAGGAACCCACGTACCGCTTTTAGCTCTTTTAGTTTATTTTTTAGTCATCAACTCATTTTCGTTGGAGACAACTCTGCGCGTGCTATTAATTGCGCTAGTTGCGACTTTAATTGGCACTGGCGTCACCCTATATGCTTTGCATAAATTGCTAGCACCGATAATTCTCACTTATTTAGCACAAAGAGCTTATATCAATCAAAAAAAGCTACCTAACCTGCCAACTAAATATACTGATGAAGTAGGTATTTTGATGGCAGATACAGTACAAACAATTAAAAAACTAGATGAAGCGATCGATCATTTAACTAACTACGATGCCATCACAAGTCTTCCAAATCGAGTTTTGTTTGGCGATCGTCTCCAGCAAGCTTTGTTACGAAACCAGTCAAGAAATCGCTTGTTAGCTGTGATGGCTTTGAAGTTGAATAACTTTAGAGAGATTAACAATGCTTTGGGAAGCGATGCAGCCGATCGGCTACTCAGAGTAGTTGCGGAACGGCTGAGTGCCAATATATCCACTCTCGATATGCTTTCTCGGATTGGCAGTGATGAATTTGCGATCGCACTTACCGAGCTAACTGCATCAGAGGATGTGGTAGAGTTTTGTCGATCGGTCCTCAATTCACTCGCCTTACCCATCAATTTATATGGCGATCGGGTAAATACTATTGCTAGCATTGGCATTGCTATCTATCCCTTTGATGGGAATACTGTCGATCGGCTTTTGCAAAGTGCCAATACAGCAGTCGATGAAGCTTATCGGCAGATGCCAAACAACTACCAGTTTTACTCGGCTAACATGAATGCACAGTTGCAGGAACGCTTAGCTTTAGAAAGTAAATTGCGTTATGCTTTACAGCGAAACGAACTTCAACTTTACTATCAGCCACGAGTTGACACCAATACGGGCAGAATTGTTAGTGTAGAAGCGCTATTGCGTTGGCAAAACCCCGAACTTGGACTCATCTCTCCAGCCAAATTTATCCCCATTGCAGAGGCTAATGGTTCGATCGTTCCCATTGGGGAATGGGTTCTACGCACCGCTTGCACTCAAAACCGACTCTGGCAGGAATCGGTATCGCAATCGTTGCGTGTAGCAGTTAATTTGTCAGCTCGCCAGTTGGCACAATCGAATCTGGTTGAACGCATCGCCTCGATCCTAAAAGAGACACAACTCAATCCCGCTTATTTAGAACTTGAGGTTACGGAAAGCCTGATGATGGAGAATCTCGAACAGTCAATTAGCGTACTGGAACAATTGCGTGAATTGGGTGTTAAGTTAGCACTGGATGATTTTGGCACTGGTTATTCATCTTTAAACTACTTGAGACGTTTTCCGCTCCATACTCTGAAGATCGATCGGTCTTTTGTGCGCGACGTTGTTTCTAACTCCCATGACGGAGCAGTTACCAACGCAATTATCACTTTGGCAAAAAGTCTAGACTTAAATATCACCGCTGAGGGTGTAGAAACACAAGAACAGTATGAATACGTCAAAGCACAAGGTTGCCATGAAATTCAAGGCTACTATTTTAGTCCGCCTATTCCTACCCTTGCCATGACTGCGCTATTAAAGAAAGGTGAAAGATTTGCTGATTCGGAAGGTTTCAGGAATTTAAGTTTTTCCATCGGGGCTGATGACTAG
- a CDS encoding response regulator — translation MATYKVLVIDDGLDVRKLLRCMLPADNVEIIEAKNGQEGLNLIHKERPSLILLDFILPKVSGWEVFQHIQADNELQKIPLVVMSGRIDEVTHKIPQPFEYFEFLLKPFDKNHLFAAIKSAIAKAKLRQESANQNEIINNNLHQPREYDAVLGGQNPPPANAVVLGGLEGVKWRLASADVEQGVAALKEALNYGEAGLDLVIQVWKDELGQLKWAAYSLLRVREEPRVKQALQDYNP, via the coding sequence ATGGCTACTTACAAAGTTCTGGTTATCGATGACGGCCTAGACGTTCGCAAACTACTTCGATGTATGTTACCTGCGGATAACGTGGAAATCATCGAAGCCAAAAATGGTCAAGAGGGACTAAATCTAATCCACAAAGAACGCCCATCCTTGATTCTCCTGGATTTTATCTTACCTAAAGTGAGCGGTTGGGAAGTTTTTCAGCATATACAGGCTGATAATGAACTCCAGAAAATTCCCTTGGTGGTAATGTCAGGGCGTATAGACGAAGTTACTCACAAGATTCCCCAACCGTTTGAGTATTTTGAATTTCTGCTAAAACCCTTTGATAAGAACCATCTATTTGCTGCCATAAAATCAGCAATTGCTAAAGCTAAATTGCGTCAAGAATCCGCTAATCAAAACGAGATTATCAATAATAATCTTCATCAACCAAGAGAATATGATGCCGTGCTTGGCGGTCAAAATCCACCTCCTGCGAACGCCGTAGTATTGGGAGGCTTGGAAGGCGTTAAGTGGCGTTTGGCAAGTGCAGATGTAGAGCAAGGGGTAGCAGCGCTAAAAGAGGCGCTCAATTACGGTGAAGCAGGCTTGGACTTGGTGATTCAGGTTTGGAAAGATGAATTAGGGCAACTAAAGTGGGCTGCTTATTCGCTACTTAGGGTAAGGGAAGAACCGAGAGTGAAACAGGCATTACAAGATTACAATCCCTAG